In Candidatus Stygibacter australis, the sequence GTGCCGGATAATCCTGCTTATCCTGAAATTATTATTACAGAAGATACAGATTTTACTGTCTGGGGTGTAGTGACATATTGCATTCATAAATTATAAGGGGTATCATGAGAACAGCTTTTTATAAAATTCGTGCTCGCAGTAATCTGGAAGGTAAGTGGGAAACTGCTATTGTAGCAGTGCTTTTAGGCTTTCTGGTTTTTGCTGCAATAGACATCATCTTTGGAAAAACCTATCTTAGCGGAGGATTTTTCATCTTCTGTCTTCGTCTGATCTTTCAAGGGCCCATATCTTTGGGGATGGCGATGTTCTTTCTGGCTCTCAGCCGGAGAACCAATCCCGAAGCATCTTTGATCTTCAAGGGTTTTGATAACTGGATTTCTGCCTTTTTCACTATGCTGTTGATGATTGTATTCATTATCTTGTGGGCGATCCTGCTGATCGTTCCAGGCATCATAGCTGCCCTTTCCTACAGCATGACATTATTTATTCTGGCAGATAATCCTGATCTCAAACCAACGGAAGCTATTAAACGCAGCAGA encodes:
- a CDS encoding DUF975 family protein, translating into MRTAFYKIRARSNLEGKWETAIVAVLLGFLVFAAIDIIFGKTYLSGGFFIFCLRLIFQGPISLGMAMFFLALSRRTNPEASLIFKGFDNWISAFFTMLLMIVFIILWAILLIVPGIIAALSYSMTLFILADNPDLKPTEAIKRSRHMMQGHKSEFLKLILSFIGWLFLSVITCGILFILYVGPLYYATITEFYESLQEISDY